DNA from Corvus moneduloides isolate bCorMon1 chromosome 8, bCorMon1.pri, whole genome shotgun sequence:
CCACACCGCTCCCGCCACCCCTCGCCCAAGCCCGGCCGACAGCGGTGCTGGCAAGGGGCAGCCCCGCGGAGCGGAGTCGGCGACGCCCGGACGGAGAGCGCGTCTCTCGCTCGGGGCTGCGGGGCAGGGGGAATCACTCGGCGGGATCTTAAAAGTTTAATCGATGGAGCCCAGGTGGCGCTGCTCGGGCCGTCGCGCCGCCTTCTCTGCCAGGGCTGCGGGCACTGGGACCCCAGCCCCGCGCGGTCCCCGGACGCCCCATCACCCTCCAGTTTTCTGCCCGATGCCGGCCGTCGGTACCAGGCCGGACGCGAGAAGTGCGGCGCAACTTCCTGCTTCGCCACGCCGTGCTCTCGGCCCTGTCCTGGGCACGGGGCAGGAGCCTGTGCGGCCCCGCCGCCCACGCACTCCCCCCACCCGCTCCCGGTCCACGCAGTCAGGCGGAGCGCTCGCGCGGACCTTTCCAAAGGAGAGCTCCCCGGGCCGGGTGGGAGGTGCCCATCCCCTTTTTGCTTCCTCCCTCGGTCCGCGCCAGGGCCACGCTGCAGGGGTCAGCGCCCACCCCCATGGGGAAGCCCGAGAACCGGGTGACGCTGTGTCGTGCGCGGGCAGAGGAGCGGGAACCGCTGCGGGAGGCGCCGGGCCCCTGCGCCGTCGGGGTCCGGCGGGTGGCGGATCGCGCCCCGCTGCCCCGGGCTCCCCCGGGCTGCGGCGGTGGTTGATTGGCGCCGCGGGGAGTTCGCTCGGAGAGGCGGGGGGAGTGTTTGCCGGCGGGGGGTGGTTTCCCCCTTCCCTGGTCGGGCTCATTGGCCAGACGGCGCCGTGGCAGGAAGGGGACAGAGACCACGCGGGCTCCGCCCCGCGCCAATAGAAACCTATCGAAGGGTAACCCGAGCCCAGAGAAACCCGCGGCGGCGGTGCCAGCACCCAGCCGCCGCGGTCGGGGCCGGCTTTCCGCAGGGGCGGCCGGGGGCGCGGGGGTGCGCGGGCGGCGACCGCGCCATGCAGTACCAGCCACCGGGCGCGGCGCCGGCGGCCCTGGGCGTCGGCGTCCCGCTGTACGCGCCCACGCCGCTGCTCCAGCCCGCGCACCCCACGCCCTTCTACATCGAGGACATCCtgggccgcggccccgccgctgccccggccccccactccctgcccgccccgccgccgccaaCGCTGCCGTCGCCCAACTCCTCCTTCACCAGCCTGGTGTCCCCGTACCGGACCCCCATCTACGAGCCGACCCCCGTCCACCCGGCCTTCTCCCACCACCTCGCCGCCACCTATGGCACCGGCGCCTACGCCGGGCCCCTCTACTCCTTCCCCCGCGCCGTCGGCGACTACGCGCACGCCCTGATCCGGCAGGACCCCCTGGGTAAGCCATGTGCCTCCCCTCCGCCCTCCCCGGCTGCCGCGCAGCTCGCGTCCCGTCTCCATCCCGCCGTCGGAGCAGGGGTAAATGGGAAGTGCCTGAAAGTGGTCCCCTTtcccgcccgccccgctgccTCTCTGTGTTCCCCCGGCTCCCTCCGGCCCCCGTCTGATTTACAGTAAATTAAAGACGTGCCGCGCTCCAGGTCTGGCAGCGAGACCACAGTGCGCGGCCGCGGTGACTcagatttgttttccttcaaacCAAGTGACTCTGAGAGTGTCCTTAGTAATGTCGCGTGTGGTTTTGGTGGGGAGTTTTAATTGTGCTTGGAGATCGCATGGCAGATCTCAGTCTTTTCCTGCGGATGACTTGAAAAACAGTCGGGAGGCCGGCTCCTCTCGCTGGGGCCCCTGAGGTTCCTCCGCGGGTCGGctcgggccgggccgagccgggTCGGGTCGGGGGCCCCGGCGACCACTTCGCGCCCTTGGCCGGGGGAAGCGACCCCGCTGCGGGGGCCGAGCCCCGTGCCCGGGCTGCAGCACTTGTTCTTAGTGATTGCAAAACTGGACCTGACTCACCACATTTGTGCAGTGAAAGAGGCTGACCCTTTCCGTTCATACAGGAAACCTTGAGCTCTCGATAGGAGTAAATCTGGTTTCAGAAGCTGTTAAGTGTTTTCCTGGCCGCCTGAAGCAGGCTCTTCCCCGGGAGTCGTGCACATTGCTGATTACTTTATCGACATCCTCAATACAGACAAATTCAGGAAACACTCGACTTCTGATAGCCGGGATCCGTTTTTCTGATATTGTTCATTTCCTCTGTGTGGGATGTGACTTTATGACAGCTAAAATAACCAGTTGCTTCCTATtttttgagtctgttttgcACCAGAATTACTAAAGCCTGACGCAAGCAAAATCTAGAAAAACAATGCAGCAAATTGCAAAGGGTGcaggcagaaagacaaacagCGTGACTCAGTAGCACTGGCTAGAGCCTCCTGCCCCGGGACGCGGCCGCGGCTCCGCAGTGGGGCAGGTTCCCCGGCGTGTCGCTGCCTGCACCGCCTCGCCCCTCaagcggccccggcccggcgtTCAGCCTGGCGGGCACACCGCGGCCTCTGGCGGGCAAGCCCCCAGCCGGGggtgggggacatgggggcaCTTCTTCCTAGAAGCCCAGTGCCCTCGTGTTGGCGCATcacccctgcccagccccgcgATGTCCCCACTCTGCGCAGGTACCCGGGCACTGGCTCAGAGAAAGGGAGACAGTTTCTTTAGGGCATCGCAgtgaaagagcagaaggaagcaaaggtctttttttttttttttttttttttggtctcttttCTTTGCGAGATAGACCAACAGGAAACACATTGACGGAAATGTTGCCAAAGCCCGTAGAGTGACTTTAACTGGTCTGCCTGCTTGGCGAAGGGGAAAAATCAGAGAGGGGAAAGATCAGAGTAGGAACtgggggaaataaaaatcaggcgAAGGAAATTAGCGAGCCCTGGACCCGGCCCGCTTCCAGGCCTgggcccgggcagggccggggcttCCCAGCCACGCGTGTCCGCGGCCGGCCAGTGACCCTCGGCGCTGTCCCTCTCTTTGTAGGGAAGCCGCTGCTGTGGAGCCCCTTCATCCAGCGGCCGCTGCACAAGAGGAAGGGGGGGCAGGTCCGCTTCTCCAACGACCAGACCATTGAGTTGGAAAAGAAGTTCGAGACTCAGAAATACCTCTCTCCGCCGGAGAGGAAGCGCCTGGCCAAGATGCTGCAGCTCAGCGAGAGGCAGGTGAGGCCGTGCCCCCACCCCGGGGAACCGCACCCCCTTTCCGGCCGCTCCGGGCCCGCCGTGCGGCTGCTGTTGGTGCATCGCTCCCGGGAATCTGGCCGGCTCGGGGTCGGCAGGGAGGGGGTGCTTGGCAGGCTCTTGCTTTTTGCTTGTGGCTTGGGTAGGGCTCCAGGCACTCACCGGCTCCAAGACTACCCCGCGCCTTTTCTTGTTGTCGTTGCTCAGGTGAAAACGTGGTTTCAGAATCGCAGAGCCAAATGGAGGCGTCTAAAGCAGGTTCGTGGACGTTTCTGTTTCTatagaaataagtattttaattgTCTTATCTTACGCCGTGCTCGCCTATTCCAGGTTGTATGCAGAAGTCATCTGAAAGGCTGTTTAACCTCTTCACCTTgattaaaaagacaaatagtCATGCTGGAATCCATGAGGGCTCGTTCAGGCAGCACTAATGTTAAAAGCTTCTAATGTAGTTCCTATATCAATTATGCCCGTCTTTCACACACCACCTATTAAAACTCCACGCTAATTGTTTTGTAAACCCATATGTTGTTTAGCCAATTAACGTGGAGAAGATAAGTAATTGTCAGTAAATTATTTAGGCGGTTTTTTTGGAGAACGATATTGGTGTTTTAAAATGCCCCCTCTTAATAAACACAAGTCGATGTATTTTACTAATGTTGGGAGAAGGCAGGTACAAACACCTTTTTAGTTTTGAGGAGCCACATGGAAAACTGAGTAGCTTTTACTTTCCGTTCATAAGGAGTTACAGTGTGTGAAGCTAAGAGGTTAAAGCAGTTTCCCTTCCCTTAGAAATCATACTCAAGCAGATAattatttgggggttttatggCACTTAGGGCCCAATCCTGCCTGGCTCAGCAAAACTGAGGTCCCTTGgctcaaatatttttgaaaaattccaACATTTTGGCCTGAGTCTGGCTTCAGCAAGTCTGACATGGACACACATGTTTTACTGGCAAATTGGCCTTTaatataaaagtaaaaacaaaagaaaactaatcACAGTACCATGCTCTAGATGAATCTGTTCTGTGACCTTCACCTGAGTTTAACTCAATCTTCAgttgattttttaataaagtccTATTATTCTGGCAAGAGGCTGGCTAGGGCCCAACCCATGCCACAGTGTCTGGAGACCTCGCTTGGGATCTCGGCCATTTTAAGtcatttcctccttttcattcAGTCACATCCATTTCTCCAAGCCCGGATGGTTATATCCTGGGTACGTGTCTCTGCCTGCTTTCTCTTTAGAGTAGCATTTAATGTCCCCTTAGGGGACTGGGCTCTCCAGACAGGTGCCAATACAGGGTACTCTTGCCTTCACAAACAGGGTTTGGGTTCGGTTTGGTTTTAGTGGTGAGTGTTTTAATGTTGAGCTTTAGCttaattagtaatttttttccatttgcttttggGCCACTGATGGATTCAGCCTCCCTCCTCTTGCTGTCGGGTGTAATTAAAGAAAGATCAGGGCAGGAGGAAGCTGTGTGTCGGTGTTTGTAGACTCATAATAAACATTTGCTTTGCTAAAGACAAAAGTTCAGAGGTtcctgggctccagcagctcctgactCTTTTGAAGTGACTGCGATAACCATCGCCAAGGAGCCTTATTCACGGCAGCAGCCCCTGTGGCTGTGAGGGAGTGCAATCAGAGCCCttgcccagccctgtcccactCAGGCAGGTTTATAGGCAGGAGGCCCGGGGAGGTAGCGGGACACCTGCCTCTTTCTGCAAGAAACCCAAGGTGGTTTtcccacacagcacagctggaattcccaggcCTCCTGACTCTGGCCTGTAGTTCTGTACCAAGCAGGATTCTTTCATTGCAGGAGAACCCCCAGGCCaccaaaaaagaagaagtagAAGGTGCTGACAGTCACAGTGACCAAAGGCCGGAGAGCTGCCAGAGCCCTGAGCAGAAGGGTAAGGAGGTCTCTCTGGATGGCTCACAGTACACcccctcaccagcctcacaggAGGACCTGGAGTCAGATGTCTCTGATGACTCTGATCAAGAAGTGGACATTGAAGGCGATAAAGGCTATTACAATGCTGCCCACTAACAGCCCCATGCAGAGAGCGGACCCTAACTCGGCTTGCACTTTACCAGGGGCTGGTTTGAAAGAATATTGTGCTGCAGGAGAAAACTTTCACCGttacactgaaagaaaaaaagcatcacCAAATAGACTCATTTTATAataagcagagaaagaaagatgtattttctgCAAACAGTTCAGTTTTGGCATCTCTAATTTGGTTAAAGGACCATGgtttgtatttaattatttgtaaGATATGTTTGTACAATAATCAATGTTCTAACTGGAATATAATTCTGCACCCTGTCCTTGCTCACGGTGGTGGAGAGGGTCTGAATCAGCTGCTGTCAGTGATCAGGCAAAACTCTAGCTAGTGTGGAAGTGAGTATGGATTGCAGGACTAAGCCCTTTATATGTGTAAACAAACGTACTTTAAATAGATTAATTTAAATGCcctttttaagcagaaaaatatgttcTGTGAAATAGGGAGGGATTTGACCATCCCAAGAAGTGCCTTATGCTTGCACCCTTTTATGTGCCGTGGTGCTCTCTACTGAGGCATCCCTCCATTTGTCAGGTAGAGTTGTTGGACAGATTCCTTTTTCCTCGTGTGTGAGATGAAATGTGCCTTCTCAGATTTTTGAGAACCTTGCCTCACAGTTTGGATGGTtccatttgcagaaaaaaaattactttcctccTTTAAAATCTCTAGCACTGTTTTTTATGGATTTCATATTTGAAGAGAAAATGCAAGGAGCGATAGGGCCCTACTGCAGGAGAGAAACTGGCATCAGCTGTGGGGCATAAGTGAGGCACACAGGTGTGGGAAGATAATGCCTATCTGCTTCTGTACATAgtagttttgtttaaaagtcTTGTGGTTTTATACCTCACATTGTTCATATTTTGTACATATTTgttcagtgttaaaaaaaaaaggcaaaacctgGTATTTAATTTTTGATGGACATATCTGTGAAATAAACCTAAATTCTGCACCACTCACCACTCTGGCCATCCAGTTACTGGcaggagaaaacccaaaccTCTCCTCTACCAGCAGTGCCCCAGATGTGTTGTAAGCGGGCTTTTCCCTCACTGTGCCAGTCACCAGCCACCCCACAGCTTTCTGGGTGCCCTTGGTTGCAGGAGTCTCATGTGATCTCACTGCtatatttttttgctgtttttcaccCCACGTTTCAGTTTTGCCCATGCCCACACGGGAACAGGctctgtggcaggaggaggaaaacctGGCTGGCAAGCCCAGGCTGGAAGCATGGGTGTTTACCCCCGAGTCGTCCCGACCTCGGGGGGCCGGAGAGGGGGTGCGGGCTGGAGGAGGAGCGGGGCCGGCAGAGCCTGCTCAGGGCCGGGCATCGACCGCAGCCGGGGCAGACGCTGACCCACCTGAGTCAACAGTGGTTATTCATCGGCCTTTCTCCGAAATTACGTTGAACTGGGGAAGGAGCACGGACCCCGGGGTACGAGAATTGCTCCCAGGAGCGGGCATCCTCGGTGGGCACCCGCGTGGGTATTCAGCCCCTCCAGGTGCCGCAGTGAGcacccagggaacagggacttACTTAATCCGGCCAAGTGTCACGGAGGCTTTTAGggacaaaaaatgtttttcgATAGCAACAAGTGACTATTGTTCTGGTGAGGGAGGATGGCCCTTATAGCAGCTGAAATGTCGCTTCTAATCGAGTTAATGCTTTGAGAAATATCAGCTGAGTTTTCTGAATAagttcaacccactacagtgGGGCTTTagctttggtttattttaaaaccgCGTTCATGAACGGGGCCCGAAAAGACGAAGCGATCGGGAGGTTCTGTCCCCCTGCCCGTGCACGCCGTGCACAGGCTCCGGCTGCCCCCCGAGCTGCTCCGGTCGGGGCCGCGGCAGGGCCGAACGCCTGCCGCTCGCATGCCGGCTCCGGGGACGCGGGCACCGGGCCCTGGTTTAACGCTGCCCGTGAAAAAGGGAGCCTGGAGACGCTCCAGGGCGTCCCTGGGGCTCCTCTCCGCCTTTGCGCCCGGATCGAGCCCAGCGCGGTGCGCGCCACGCGAGGAATCGCTGGCGGGCGCAGACAGCTCCCTGCTGGGGAGGAGATCGCTTCTCCGTCCTTCGGCTTTTCTCTCGCTCGGGTTTCCGTCGAGGCTCTCAACGCGGGTCCCGACGGGGACGGGAATAGCCTACCGTGAGTCCCGGGAGCTGCGGGGGGGAGGGTGATGGGGGTGGGAGGGCcggaagcagagcagggaacGCTCGGGAAGATGCGTCCCGACTGTACgggtctgtttttctttctcgGTCTCTCCGTCCCGACCGATATCAAGGAGCACGATACCGGCCTTACCTCTTCACCGCAACTTCGTGTGATGGCTGTGCTTTGGCGTGGGGATGGGAACACGCGTGGGACAGAGCGGCCGTGGCGGGTGGGCAGCCGCCGGCGGCCCGTCAGAGTGGGCGCTGGGCAAACCGCATTTCCAGGAGGGCTGATGCCGCCGTTCCCGGCCGGGACAAGCCGGGAGCCAGCCAGGCCCGATGCGgtgggcggggcgggggctcTGCCCGAGGCACTACTTGGGATCGCGTCCCGGGCGAGGTAACGGGGTCCAGGGAAGCCGGGCTCGACAAACCCCGGCGCTTTCCCTACCGTGGCAGGGATTTGGCGGCTCCCTGCAGGTGGGGAGCTCAGATGCGCTGTCTGCAGCCGCCTGGCCAGGGATGTGGATTTCCAGGATGTCGCGACAGGTGACAAACAGCGCTGTAACCCGGGCTGGGCAGTCAATATGCCCTTACTCATCCGCCCACCCGGGGAGGGGGCTTACGGAGGCAAAACACACCGGCAGGTCCGGCCGAGCTGCCAGTCAGAAGTAGCCCCCCAGCAGCTGTCCCTAATTCCCCCAGCTCGTTTTCACAGCGGGGGAGACCGACGTGGGGATGTCCACTGTGGGGCAGACGAGTGTCCCTCCACGGGCAGTCTTTGCTCCTtggcaggaggaaaaacagCCAAAGCACTTTACACCGTTCGGGAAAACCTTCGAGCCCCTTCCGTGCCACCCTGCTCTGTCCTGTTTGTTTGCCCGTTGGCTATTCCATGCCGAACTGGCACGTATGACCTTTCCAGCACAACTCCCGTCTTGTTTTCGACTTTTTTATCAGCCGATTCAACTTGAAAATGGTTATCatttagcagaaaaacaaacagaaaagcacatttttgtAAGCAAAACGTTAATGATTGGAAGAATTGCACCAATTTCAGCTTGACAGTGTGTGATTAATCCTCCGGGTCAGGTACTTATATTTTTAGTCATTAGGTTCGTCGGCCTTTGATATGCAGAACTGTTTCTAGCCTAATAGGCTATCGACCGAGCCGCTGTGTACTTTGACTCCTGCGCAGCGCGGTCCCCGGGCCCGCGGCGGGCACAGCGCGGGATGCGCGGGCAGTgccggccgggcggggccggtCCCGCAGGGCCGGTCAGGGGCAGCGGCGGGAGCCGCCCCCGGGCGGGGCAGGCCGAGCCCGCTCCCGCGGCCGGGACACGCGTGGGGCTGCGAGTTCGCGCCCGCCGCCAGTGCTGCCGCGGGGGCGCGGAGAGGAGGAAGGCGGATACGCGATATTTGCAATGCAGGTCACTTTAATCCTTCACACTGAAATGTCCAGAGCCTCTTCTGTTGCACAATAATAGGAAATAATAACTCATGGCTGCTAATTGTTTGCTTTCGCTGAAAAGGACCTTCCTCTGGTCATATCTGATAAAAGGAGTTTTATCCATCCACTCAGTTTAGTGGACGACAAGAAATGGTATTAGGCCTGGAAGATATCTGCTATTTAATGTCGcctcagaagacaaaaaaaaataagaaaagggaCAGACAATAAGATCTGTGCACGGGTATTATTGTCTTTTAGCTAcgtatgtatatataaaaaatgttaGTTTTTGAAGACATTATTTTAGCACATGAGAAAGTTTCAAGACAGAGCTGTAAACCTGAAAGATGCATGAACAGCAGGTCAGAGCATGCTGATCTGAATCAGATCAACTTCCCATTAACGTTTAGCAGTTGTTTGGGCTTAGTAGGGACTTTGTCCAGGTGTTTGGGTGACAACTGCTTACCAAAAAGCCTTTGCTGGTAGAGTCTCTGTCTTATTCTGAATCATGGACTGGCTCCAGAGCTCCTGAGCACAGGAGGTTTGCTTATTCCTATTTATCCGAAACAGGAAATCAATgtgtatttctaaaatatttcagatggtGCATGTCAAGGCCAAAAAAACTTTACACAATCATGTAAAAGCCTTATCATGTTAACTTAAGTGGCTCCGTTTCACAGCTCCATTGTTTGAGAGCTATTGACAAATGGCTACTAAACCCCGGGAGTCTCAAGCACATCCAGGCTGTGTTACCTTGGTCACTTCGAGTTATACCAGCAAATTATTATTTGGTGGAGTCTTTCAATTGAGTTGGTGACTTGTGAATTTTCCCCTGAATGTTAGATACCCACCCATGTTATAAAGACTTAATCTCTAATGTGACTAATTGAGAGGTAGATATTTTCCCCTATCAGATTGATACCCGCCTATGCCATTAAGCCTTAATAATAAACAGAACTAAtaggtttgtttgggtttgttggtttttttgctttgcttatttggttttgttgctgtttgatttgttgttgttgtgggttttttttttttacatagcaAAATAGAGCCTGATATTAAACAGTCTGAGAGGCTGTTCTTATGCTTGTTTTAGAATTGCTGtaatgactttttaatttttattatttttttctttctttcttgaaagTATTGTTCAAGATGTCACAGATACTATTACAATTCCGGGAAAGAGATGTTCTGATTTTTTCACTCTCCAGTAAGCTGGATAGGAGCAAACCAGTGTAAGGATATGTATTAATGACTAAGAATTTATCTGCTGACTTTTATAAGTCAATTGCTAGAGTGGGTATGTGTGCAAGCATGTGAGCTAGACACATTCAAGTGGCTGTTTAAAGGAGCAGATTTGATCAAGGGTTTTGTCTGAGTGCATTTTGGTGAAAACAAAGTCAAAGTCAAAACTAATTGCTGTGGTGGCCTGTAAGAAAGGAATCGGTGCTCACAGTCAGCTAGAAATACTTACGCTAAAGACAAACTGAACTTTGCATTTGTTGGTACAGTTTAGGCAAATGATTTGGGTTAAAAGACTGAATGGGCATGAAAAATCATCTGCCATCTCATTGGCCTTAGGGAAGGAGTCATTTCTAGGAGACCAAATTCAATCAAGCTTATTTAAGGACTAAAAATCCCATCTGACAGACACATAGACCTCAACACTTTTAACATGATTTTAGCAGGCTTAGTTGCAGTCAGCCAGGAGCCTAGAATATGACCTGCTAAAAGTTGGAAGATTATATCAGTATACCCTTAGTTGGTCTAGCTTTTGGCTGAACTAAATCTACTGAAAATCTACTAAATCTACTGAAAAAAGGATCCTTTTCCCCCTTGTTGTCTAGACAGGCCCTTCACGGTTTCCCTGCACTTCAATCTGTGCCATTGCTTTGAAGATCTATGTAGAGAAAATTCTTACTGATCCTTTCCTATGCTATTATACTCCTTGGCTGTTGCAGTAGGCATGCCATTGTAAGGAGTATTCTGTCATTGTCTAGACAAGTataaatgttgtatttttagAATGACTTAGCAAACacttttaaacactttttaGGATTTGACTTGTCCTGTCTATGCAAGGTTTCAGATCATGGTAGTCAAACCTTGTTAGctaatatctttaaaaaaacaaattttaccCTAGTCTAGGCATACTGAAAGAGAGTTCTTGTCCTGGAATACACCCACGTGAAGGTAGAGCCGTTTTAAAATGAGTCAGGATTGCCCACTACCCTGCAATTTTATCTCAATGACTTACTGCAGCTACCAGGATAAAAATCACAGGTTAAAAGGGGAAGAAGTAACTTTCTTTTATACACATCAG
Protein-coding regions in this window:
- the HHEX gene encoding hematopoietically-expressed homeobox protein HHEX, with product MQYQPPGAAPAALGVGVPLYAPTPLLQPAHPTPFYIEDILGRGPAAAPAPHSLPAPPPPTLPSPNSSFTSLVSPYRTPIYEPTPVHPAFSHHLAATYGTGAYAGPLYSFPRAVGDYAHALIRQDPLGKPLLWSPFIQRPLHKRKGGQVRFSNDQTIELEKKFETQKYLSPPERKRLAKMLQLSERQVKTWFQNRRAKWRRLKQENPQATKKEEVEGADSHSDQRPESCQSPEQKGKEVSLDGSQYTPSPASQEDLESDVSDDSDQEVDIEGDKGYYNAAH